TGACAATTGGTATTGAAACAGGAGATGATGAAGCATTGAAATTTATGAATAAAGGATATGTATCTTTGGATATAGTGGAACAATGTAAGCGATTGAATCAAGCAGGTATTACTTACAGTTTCTTTTATCTGACAGGTATCTCTGGAGAAGGACGTGGGGAAATAGGAGCAAGATTGACTGCCAAAGTATGCAATCAAATTCATCCTAAATTAGTAGGAGCAAATATGTTGACTATATTTCCGGAATCGGAGCTTTATGAGGAAATTAAAAAAGGGAATTGGAAAGAAGAAAGTGAGATTGAAAAGTATAAAGCACTTAAAACTCATGTAGAAAATCTTAGTAATCGACAGTATTTGCAGCTTTGGGAGCTTCCAATGCAATACAGATTTAAGGAAAACTGCCAGAAGATCGAGTAAAGCTTTTAAATATTTTAGATGAAATTATTGAAAATGTTAAAGAGGAAGAGCTGAGAGAATATCGTAAGAGACTTCCTCACTTGTAAAGGAAGTTTTTAAGGTGCATTTTACAGGCAGAACATGGAGACCACCCTACGAAGCCAACTCCTGCATTATTCAGCTTACATCGGGATGTACTTATGGAAAATGTCGGTTTTGTAATTTAT
The Defluviitalea raffinosedens genome window above contains:
- a CDS encoding radical SAM protein, giving the protein MPFKFRMSALEDIEADLIEAKNQIRLWKQHKIQRTFLTGANPFALKFDRLMAIAGLIKKYFPENQTIGCFSRITDISLKTDAELKQLAEAGYDGLTIGIETGDDEALKFMNKGYVSLDIVEQCKRLNQAGITYSFFYLTGISGEGRGEIGARLTAKVCNQIHPKLVGANMLTIFPESELYEEIKKGNWKEESEIEKYKALKTHVENLSNRQYLQLWELPMQYRFKENCQKIE